From Hypanus sabinus isolate sHypSab1 chromosome 9, sHypSab1.hap1, whole genome shotgun sequence:
ATGGTGAGCTCTAGGAATGATAGATTTACTTCTATACATGTATATATTTCCTGAAACATGTTGCAAGTTACTCAAATTGATTATCCTAAAATATTATGCCTTCTATTCTGACAGTACACAACAACCATTCCCTTCATCTTCAACGTGCATGGTTGTTGTTAATGGATACATTAATATGCCCAAAAATAAAAttcaatataaaatcataaaataTTGGATGTGTTTAAAACAGAATATTTATTAGATCTCCCAACTGTCTGACTCAGCATATGCTTTTCTGGTCATACAAGATATCAGAGACAACTAGCCTTCAATACCCAACGcattgactgttcctgaaccctggCAATCCAGTCCCCACTGGTTATGGTCAGTATTCCTGCTTCATTCTGTTCAACTTTTTGATAATATGAAGGTCTTTAAAAAGGCTCTTTTTAGCACTATTGCCTCATTTTCAACTTGATTCTAAACCTGTCTAAATCAGTAATTCAAATCAGTAATAGAAATGTGGGATTATACATGGCCCTGGGAACTCCACACTGTGCAACAGCTCTCTCTCAGTTCCCTATAATGTTCCTGCATGAAATTATGAAACATACTTTTCTGCTAGTGATCACAAGCCAATATCTTAAATTGCTCTCCTTGGTTAGAGAAGTGATAAAGACTTATTGCTTCTCTAACTGAAAATATGGACTGACACAGAAAGAAACATTCTGTCAAGTTTAAGATTCATTTTTAACCATGAAGGTGATCACAGGTCAAACTCACCTATCAAATATGCGAAAGAACTCTGCCAACTCTTCTTCAGATTTTCCTTTTGCCTCCTCTTTCATCTGCCGCACCATCATCACCAAGAACTCTTCAAAGTCAATGGTGCCGCTTCCTTAGATACaccgtgtacaagatgataagaggcatagattacGTAGACAGCCAGAAattttttcccagagtggaaatggctaatatgagagggcatcattttaaggtgattggaggaatataTTGAGGGGTTGTCAGTGGTAaatctttttacacagagtattGTGGATGCATGGAATACATGGCCAGGAGTGGTGATAGGGGAATTGAAAAGATGCTTAGATAAGctcatagatgaaagaaaatgaagggctatgtgggaaggaagtgtTAGATAGTTCTTGGATTGGATTAAAGTGTCGGCActacatcgtgggccaaagggcttgtactgtgatATAATGTTCTATGTCTTTGTTCTAAATGAGGACAGTAAATCATAACAGTTTGCTTCACTGTTAACGACCAACATTTGAGAACCCACCACCTATTTGAGATTGCTATCGACAAAAGCTTTCTTACCATCTTCATCCACTTCCTCAATGATGGCATCCAGTTCTTCTCTGGTAGGGTTTTGCCCCAGGATTTTCATCACCTGTCCCAACTCTTTGGTGCTGATATCACCACCACCATCAGCATCAAACATGTCGAATGCGGCCTTAAACTCTACAGAATGAAATGCAGATAATTAGTGTCACATCATTTACTTTCTAATTCTTCTTATCCCATGAATTAACCTACTGAATCTCAACTGGACTACTTCCAATATGTGTATTTATCTATGAATGCACGTCCTTGCATAATATTTCGCATAGTTTGAGAAAAGAGAGTGCTTTTCCGGAGCACAACAACAGACCAGTCAGTACAACCAGTTACCTTTATCTTCTATTCAAGT
This genomic window contains:
- the LOC132399734 gene encoding troponin C, skeletal muscle-like isoform X1: MNLNNKQFKAAFDMFDADGGGDISTKELGQVMKILGQNPTREELDAIIEEVDEDGSGTIDFEEFLVMMVRQMKEEAKGKSEEELAEFFRIFDRNADGFIERDELWNLIKESGEQISEEEIDELMREGDKNNDGKLDFDGLYTSTKVNKILVEIFNF
- the LOC132399734 gene encoding troponin C, skeletal muscle-like isoform X2 produces the protein MNLNNKQFKAAFDMFDADGGGDISTKELGQVMKILGQNPTREELDAIIEEVDEDGSGTIDFEEFLVMMVRQMKEEAKGKSEEELAEFFRIFDRNADGFIERDELWNLIKESGEQISEEEIDELMREGDKNNDGKLDFDEWVKLMENVQ
- the LOC132399734 gene encoding troponin C, skeletal muscle-like isoform X3; this encodes MFDADGGGDISTKELGQVMKILGQNPTREELDAIIEEVDEDGSGTIDFEEFLVMMVRQMKEEAKGKSEEELAEFFRIFDRNADGFIERDELWNLIKESGEQISEEEIDELMREGDKNNDGKLDFDGLYTSTKVNKILVEIFNF